One Malania oleifera isolate guangnan ecotype guangnan chromosome 9, ASM2987363v1, whole genome shotgun sequence DNA segment encodes these proteins:
- the LOC131165067 gene encoding ras-related protein RABA4c, with product MSSLYGGDFNQKIDYVFKIVLIGDSAVGKSQMLARFARNEFSLDSKATIGVEFQTRTLVIDHKTVKAQIWDTAGQERYRAVTSAYYRGAVGAMLVYDITKRQSFDHVARWLEELRGHADKNIVIMLVGNKSDLGTLRAVPTEDAKEFAQGENLFFIETSALEATNIETAFLTVLTEIYRIVSKKALVANDETETAGGSALLKGTKIVVPGQEPEPKGQKYYCCSSS from the exons ATGTCGAGTTTGTATGGGGGGGATTTCAATCAGAAGATCGATTACGTATTCAAAATCGTGTTGATCGGGGATTCGGCGGTCGGAAAATCTCAGATGCTGGCTCGCTTCGCCAGAAACGAGTTCAGTTTGGACTCGAAGGCAACGATTGGGGTTGAGTTTCAGACGAGGACGCTAGTCATCGACCACAAGACCGTCAAGGCACAAATTTGGGACACTGCTGGGCAGGAAAG ATATCGGGCAGTGACAAGTGCATACTATAGAGGTGCTGTGGGAGCAATGCTTGTGTATGACATAACCAAGCGCCAATCATTTGATCATGTGGCGAGGTGGTTAGAGGAATTGCGGGGCCATGCTGACAAGAACATTGTGATCATGCTCGTAGGAAACAAGTCTGACCTGGGGACCCTTCGAGCTGTGCCCACTGAGGATGCTAAAGAATTTGCTCAAGGGGAGAATCTCTTCTTTATTGAGACATCTGCTCTTGAGGCTACGAATATTGAAACAGCTTTCTTGACTGTGTTGACGGAGATCTACCGAATTGTCAGCAAGAAAGCTCTCGTTGCAAACGATGAAACGGAGACTGCGGGCGGTTCAGCACTTCTGAAGGGCACTAAGATTGTTGTTCCAGGACAGGAACCAGAGCCTAAAGGCCAAAAGTATTATTGTTGCTCATCCTCGTAG